A window from Cryobacterium sp. SO1 encodes these proteins:
- a CDS encoding iron-siderophore ABC transporter substrate-binding protein, whose amino-acid sequence MPRRLTTVLAATAAIAALTLSGCSASSSEDTGSDAAAGGSFPVTIDHAFGETTIDAEPTRVVAWGWGSADDAIALGVVPVAIPFQAYGGDKNGVLPWISEALEEQGAELPTVLSDSTEPPYEEIATAAPDVILAAYSGITEEQYDLLSDIAPVVAYPDEPWSTDWRELVEITGTALGKSDEATTLLADIDATIAEKAAAHPEFAGKTVALTSDSGGVFYVYTDADPRVTFATELGFDSAPSVAELANGESSFYYTLSYEQLDQLTSDVIVNFGATQEESDTFLNAGYAQVLPQVQNGAVASPVGAAFVSSVSPPTGLSLTWGIDDYVDLLSTAALAADAAK is encoded by the coding sequence GTGCCCAGACGTTTGACCACCGTGCTCGCCGCCACCGCGGCCATCGCCGCTCTCACGCTCAGCGGATGCTCCGCCTCCTCCAGCGAGGACACCGGCTCCGACGCCGCCGCCGGCGGGTCGTTCCCCGTCACCATCGACCACGCCTTCGGCGAGACCACCATCGACGCCGAACCGACCCGTGTGGTGGCCTGGGGCTGGGGCAGCGCCGATGACGCCATCGCCCTCGGTGTCGTGCCGGTCGCCATCCCGTTCCAGGCCTACGGCGGCGACAAGAACGGTGTGCTGCCGTGGATCTCCGAGGCCCTCGAGGAACAGGGCGCCGAGCTGCCCACCGTGCTCTCCGACTCCACCGAACCGCCCTACGAGGAAATCGCGACCGCCGCGCCCGACGTGATCCTCGCCGCATACTCCGGTATCACCGAGGAGCAGTACGACCTGCTCAGCGACATCGCCCCGGTCGTGGCCTACCCCGACGAGCCCTGGTCCACCGACTGGCGCGAACTGGTCGAGATCACCGGTACCGCGCTCGGCAAGTCCGACGAAGCCACCACCCTGCTCGCCGACATCGACGCCACGATCGCCGAGAAGGCCGCGGCGCATCCGGAGTTCGCCGGCAAAACCGTCGCCCTCACCTCCGACAGCGGCGGCGTGTTCTACGTCTACACGGATGCCGACCCGCGCGTGACCTTCGCCACCGAGCTCGGCTTCGACAGCGCCCCGAGCGTGGCCGAGCTCGCCAACGGCGAGTCGTCCTTCTACTACACGCTCAGCTACGAGCAGCTCGACCAGCTCACCAGCGACGTGATCGTCAACTTCGGCGCCACCCAGGAGGAATCCGACACGTTCCTGAACGCCGGCTACGCGCAGGTGCTGCCGCAGGTGCAGAACGGTGCCGTGGCCTCCCCGGTCGGCGCCGCCTTCGTCTCGTCGGTCTCGCCGCCCACCGGCCTCTCGCTCACCTGGGGCATCGACGACTACGTCGACCTGCTCTCCACCGCAGCGCTGGCGGCCGACGCCGCGAAGTAG
- a CDS encoding iron chelate uptake ABC transporter family permease subunit: MSAGVASATRPAADAAPLALARTLRHRRERRIVLVLAALVLVVAAVSLMVGAYNLSVPDLLRTLVGQGSSSENFIVFKLRLPRLTLAILVGVAFAVSGALFQTVLRNPLASPDIIGVTGGASAAAVFGMLVLGLGSVATSFMAFAGAMVVATAIYLLAWRGGVVGYRFVLIGVGVAFIVQGLLGYLLSRADLRNAEDALTWLVGSVSGARWPEIAVLAGFLAVLLPAVAVLAGRMRMLQLGDDTASSLGVRAERSRLALLVAAVALAALATAFVGPLAFIAFVSAPIARRLVGTGSLALVSAALIGVLITTVADFTAQHLLPGSLELPAGIITGAIGAPYLLWLLATQNRIGKGA, encoded by the coding sequence GTGAGCGCCGGCGTCGCATCCGCCACCCGGCCGGCCGCGGATGCCGCGCCGCTCGCGCTGGCCCGCACCCTGCGGCACCGTCGGGAACGCCGCATCGTGCTGGTGCTGGCCGCGCTGGTGCTGGTCGTCGCCGCCGTGAGCCTGATGGTGGGCGCCTACAACCTCAGCGTGCCCGACCTGCTGCGCACCCTGGTGGGCCAGGGGTCCAGCAGCGAGAACTTCATCGTGTTCAAGCTGCGGCTGCCCCGGCTGACCCTCGCGATCCTCGTCGGTGTCGCGTTCGCGGTCTCCGGCGCCCTGTTCCAGACCGTGCTGCGCAACCCCCTGGCCAGCCCGGACATCATCGGCGTCACCGGCGGCGCCAGCGCGGCCGCGGTCTTCGGCATGCTGGTGCTGGGCCTGGGCAGTGTCGCCACCTCGTTCATGGCTTTTGCCGGCGCCATGGTGGTGGCCACGGCGATCTACCTGCTCGCCTGGCGTGGCGGCGTGGTCGGCTACAGGTTCGTGCTCATCGGGGTGGGCGTCGCGTTCATTGTGCAGGGCCTGCTCGGCTACCTGCTCTCCCGCGCCGACCTCCGGAACGCCGAGGACGCGCTCACCTGGCTGGTCGGCAGCGTCAGCGGCGCCCGCTGGCCCGAGATCGCGGTCCTGGCCGGGTTCCTGGCGGTACTGCTGCCGGCCGTGGCGGTGCTCGCCGGGCGGATGCGGATGCTGCAGCTGGGCGACGACACCGCCAGCAGCCTGGGCGTGCGCGCCGAACGCTCCCGGCTGGCGCTGCTCGTGGCCGCCGTGGCCCTCGCCGCCCTCGCCACCGCGTTCGTGGGCCCGCTCGCCTTCATCGCCTTCGTCTCGGCGCCCATCGCCCGGCGCCTGGTGGGCACCGGCAGCCTGGCGCTCGTGTCGGCCGCCTTGATCGGTGTGCTGATCACCACCGTCGCCGACTTCACCGCCCAGCACCTGCTGCCCGGCTCCCTGGAGCTGCCCGCCGGCATCATCACCGGTGCGATCGGCGCGCCCTACCTGCTCTGGCTGCTCGCCACCCAGAACCGAATCGGAAAGGGAGCCTGA
- a CDS encoding ABC transporter substrate-binding protein, with translation MRARYVLPALAAAAALMLTGCVDNSTPATSGSDTGSAPTIETDDAAAALLPAEVADTGTLVIGTDPTYAPNEFKNEAGDPIGWGIEIASGIAAKLGLEPEFQVAKFDNIIPSVAGGKADIGASSFTDTVERQQQVDFVNYYTAGIQWASQAGKDVDPNDACGLKVAVQATTFEDTDEVPAKSDACVAAGKPPIDKLKFDTQDAATNAVVLGQADALSADSPVTLYAVDQTGDELQLAGETFDVAPYGIVVAKGSELTLAVQAALQSMVDDGSYQAILDEWGVADGGIDEITINAGANG, from the coding sequence ATGCGCGCTAGATACGTACTTCCCGCCCTTGCTGCCGCCGCCGCGCTGATGCTCACCGGCTGTGTCGACAACTCGACACCCGCGACAAGCGGCTCCGACACCGGCAGTGCCCCCACCATCGAGACGGACGACGCGGCAGCGGCGCTGCTGCCCGCCGAGGTCGCCGACACCGGCACCCTCGTCATCGGCACCGACCCGACCTATGCGCCGAACGAGTTCAAGAACGAGGCCGGCGACCCGATCGGCTGGGGCATTGAGATCGCCAGCGGCATCGCCGCCAAGCTCGGCCTCGAGCCCGAGTTCCAGGTGGCGAAGTTCGACAACATCATCCCGAGCGTGGCCGGCGGCAAGGCCGACATCGGTGCGTCGTCGTTCACCGACACCGTGGAGCGTCAGCAGCAGGTCGATTTTGTCAACTACTACACCGCGGGCATCCAGTGGGCCTCCCAGGCGGGTAAGGATGTCGACCCCAACGATGCCTGCGGGCTGAAGGTCGCCGTGCAGGCCACCACCTTCGAGGACACCGACGAGGTGCCCGCCAAGAGCGATGCCTGCGTCGCCGCCGGCAAGCCGCCGATCGACAAGCTGAAGTTCGACACGCAGGATGCCGCCACCAACGCGGTGGTGCTGGGCCAGGCCGACGCGCTCAGCGCCGACTCCCCGGTCACGCTCTACGCGGTCGACCAGACCGGCGACGAGCTGCAGCTGGCCGGTGAGACCTTCGACGTGGCCCCATACGGCATCGTGGTCGCCAAGGGCTCCGAGCTCACATTGGCCGTGCAGGCCGCACTGCAGTCCATGGTCGACGACGGCAGCTACCAGGCCATCCTCGACGAGTGGGGAGTCGCCGACGGCGGCATCGACGAGATCACGATCAACGCGGGCGCGAACGGTTAA
- a CDS encoding ABC transporter substrate-binding protein gives MRAKYVLPSLAAVAALMLTGCVDNSTPATSGSLESSAAAITKDDAAAALVPAEVADRGTLIIGTEPTYAPNEFKNEAGDPIGWDVELASGLAAKLGLTPTFQVAKFDNIIPSVAGGKADIGASSFTDTVEREQQVDFVNYYNAGIQWASATGADVDPDNACGLKVAVQTATFEDTDEVPAKSDACVAAGKPPIDKLKFDTQADVANAVVLGQADALSADSPVTLYAIAQTGDKLQPAGDTFDEAPYGMVVARGSELTAAVQAALQSMVDDGSYEAILDAWGVTDGGVDEITINAAANG, from the coding sequence ATGCGCGCTAAATACGTCCTCCCCTCCCTCGCCGCCGTTGCGGCGCTGATGCTCACCGGATGCGTCGACAACTCGACTCCGGCGACATCAGGTTCGCTCGAGAGCAGCGCCGCTGCGATCACGAAAGACGACGCGGCAGCGGCACTGGTCCCGGCCGAGGTGGCCGATCGTGGCACCCTGATCATCGGAACCGAACCGACCTACGCACCGAACGAGTTCAAGAACGAGGCCGGCGACCCGATCGGCTGGGACGTCGAGCTCGCGAGCGGCCTCGCCGCCAAGCTCGGCCTGACGCCGACGTTCCAGGTCGCGAAGTTCGACAACATCATTCCGAGCGTGGCCGGCGGCAAGGCCGATATCGGGGCGTCCTCCTTCACCGACACCGTCGAGCGCGAGCAGCAGGTCGACTTCGTCAACTACTACAACGCCGGCATCCAGTGGGCCTCGGCCACGGGTGCGGACGTCGACCCCGACAACGCCTGCGGCCTGAAAGTGGCCGTGCAGACCGCCACCTTCGAGGACACCGATGAGGTGCCCGCCAAGAGCGACGCCTGCGTCGCCGCCGGCAAGCCGCCGATCGACAAGCTGAAGTTCGACACCCAGGCCGACGTGGCCAACGCGGTTGTGCTCGGCCAGGCCGACGCGCTCAGCGCCGACTCCCCGGTCACGCTGTACGCGATCGCTCAGACGGGCGACAAGCTGCAGCCGGCCGGCGACACTTTCGATGAGGCCCCGTACGGCATGGTGGTCGCCAGGGGGTCCGAACTCACCGCCGCCGTGCAGGCTGCCCTGCAGTCGATGGTGGATGACGGCAGCTACGAGGCCATCCTTGATGCCTGGGGTGTCACGGACGGTGGCGTGGACGAGATCACGATCAACGCAGCCGCGAACGGCTGA
- a CDS encoding MFS transporter, with translation MSSYWTLLKTPGVARLIGAQLTARFPFGMLSLAFLIHIEKLFDSYAAAGLVLAAMSIGQAIAGPLTSRLMGRLGMRPVLIVTMIICTTAIVVMALAPLPIVGLMVVGFVAGLSMPPIQPAVRTIYPKVVNSRQLTPLFSLDASAQEIIWVLGPVIATFVAIQVSSTAGILLAAFFLVAGGIWFVALPEVGRVRIPRSRRKLGVVLKKPAVLLSTVVGFMLVAACAAVEAGVVAVFGHGSANAGWVLGIFAIGSLIGGLALGHLPIGPWALASRMLIVTIGLSVAGLFLNFWWLSGALLVAGIGIAPSFAVLFGIVSASVKFSDTAEAYGWIGTGQLIGAALGSALAGFAIDHSGAGAAIYVAAGFAALGTIIPALGRRWHPDLRGRDAGPIPDTEPISIQVS, from the coding sequence GTGAGCAGCTACTGGACCCTTCTGAAAACTCCGGGCGTCGCCCGACTCATCGGAGCCCAGCTCACCGCTCGATTCCCGTTCGGGATGCTCTCGCTGGCGTTCCTGATCCACATCGAGAAGCTCTTCGACTCCTACGCCGCCGCCGGCCTGGTCCTGGCCGCGATGAGCATCGGCCAGGCCATCGCCGGCCCGCTGACATCCCGGCTGATGGGCCGCCTCGGCATGCGCCCGGTGCTCATCGTCACCATGATCATCTGCACCACGGCGATCGTGGTGATGGCGCTGGCGCCGCTGCCGATCGTGGGCCTGATGGTGGTCGGCTTCGTCGCCGGCCTGTCGATGCCGCCCATCCAGCCGGCTGTGCGCACCATCTATCCCAAGGTCGTCAACTCCCGCCAGCTCACCCCGTTGTTCTCCCTGGACGCCTCGGCTCAGGAGATCATCTGGGTGCTCGGCCCGGTCATCGCCACCTTCGTGGCCATCCAGGTCAGCAGCACCGCCGGCATCCTGCTCGCCGCGTTCTTCCTCGTCGCCGGCGGTATCTGGTTCGTGGCGCTGCCCGAGGTAGGCCGCGTACGCATCCCCCGCAGCCGCCGCAAGCTCGGCGTGGTGCTCAAGAAGCCCGCGGTACTGCTGAGCACCGTCGTGGGCTTCATGCTCGTCGCCGCCTGCGCGGCCGTCGAGGCCGGTGTGGTCGCCGTGTTCGGCCACGGCAGCGCCAACGCGGGTTGGGTGCTGGGCATCTTCGCGATCGGCTCGCTCATCGGCGGTCTCGCGCTCGGGCACCTGCCGATCGGTCCGTGGGCGCTGGCGTCGCGGATGCTCATCGTCACGATCGGACTGTCCGTCGCGGGCCTCTTCCTCAACTTCTGGTGGCTCTCCGGCGCGCTACTGGTCGCCGGCATCGGCATCGCCCCGTCGTTCGCGGTGCTGTTCGGCATCGTCTCGGCGAGCGTCAAGTTCAGCGACACCGCCGAGGCCTACGGATGGATCGGCACCGGCCAACTCATCGGTGCAGCGCTGGGCTCGGCGCTGGCCGGCTTCGCCATCGACCACTCCGGCGCCGGCGCGGCGATCTACGTCGCGGCCGGGTTCGCCGCTCTCGGCACGATCATCCCCGCGCTCGGCCGCCGGTGGCACCCTGACCTGCGCGGCCGCGACGCCGGTCCGATCCCCGACACCGAGCCCATCAGCATCCAGGTCTCCTAG
- a CDS encoding PhzF family phenazine biosynthesis protein produces the protein MLGPKEFEARNLFPVGCLSEDPTTGSAAASVGGCLRELSLVTPPTRVVIHQGWHVHRPSLLLVDVPATGGIVVTGTAAEIAYPRGASATARVTPGGTRCN, from the coding sequence GTGCTGGGCCCGAAGGAGTTCGAGGCCCGCAACCTGTTCCCGGTCGGTTGCCTCAGCGAGGACCCGACCACCGGATCGGCCGCCGCCTCGGTGGGCGGCTGCCTGCGCGAGCTCAGCCTGGTGACACCGCCGACACGGGTGGTCATCCACCAGGGCTGGCACGTGCACCGGCCGAGCCTGCTACTCGTGGACGTGCCCGCCACCGGCGGCATCGTCGTGACCGGGACCGCGGCCGAGATCGCGTACCCTCGCGGCGCGTCAGCCACGGCACGCGTTACCCCCGGCGGCACGCGGTGTAACTAG
- a CDS encoding amino acid ABC transporter ATP-binding protein: MVLAEQVTKSFGSHEVLKGITLEVKRGEVMCLVGPSGSGKSTFLRCINHLEVLSAGRLSVDGELIGYRESNGKLYEMAPKEAAKQRRDIGMVFQRFNLFPHMTALQNVMEAPLRVKGLPKSKVESSARELLARVGLADRADYYPAHLSGGQQQRVAIARALAMEPKLMLFDEPTSALDPELVGEVLDVMKGLAKEGMTMIVVTHEMGFAREVADSLVFMDAGVVVESGLPSEVLANPRHARTQAFLSKVL; the protein is encoded by the coding sequence ATGGTTCTCGCCGAACAGGTGACCAAGAGCTTCGGCTCGCACGAAGTGCTCAAGGGCATCACGCTGGAGGTCAAGCGCGGCGAGGTGATGTGCCTGGTCGGGCCCTCGGGCTCGGGCAAGTCCACGTTCCTGCGCTGCATCAACCACCTCGAGGTGCTCTCGGCCGGCCGGCTCAGCGTGGACGGCGAGTTGATCGGCTACCGCGAGTCCAACGGCAAGCTCTACGAGATGGCGCCGAAGGAAGCCGCGAAGCAGCGCCGGGACATCGGCATGGTGTTCCAGCGGTTCAACCTGTTCCCGCACATGACCGCGCTCCAGAACGTGATGGAAGCGCCGCTGCGCGTCAAGGGGCTGCCCAAGTCGAAGGTCGAGTCGAGCGCGCGCGAGCTGCTCGCCCGGGTGGGTCTGGCCGACCGGGCCGACTATTACCCGGCGCACCTCTCGGGTGGCCAGCAGCAGCGCGTGGCGATCGCCCGTGCGCTGGCGATGGAGCCCAAGCTGATGCTCTTCGACGAGCCCACCAGCGCGCTCGACCCCGAGCTCGTCGGCGAGGTGCTCGACGTGATGAAGGGCCTGGCCAAGGAGGGCATGACCATGATCGTGGTGACCCACGAGATGGGCTTTGCCCGGGAGGTCGCCGATTCCCTGGTGTTCATGGACGCCGGCGTCGTGGTCGAGTCGGGCCTCCCGTCGGAGGTGCTGGCCAACCCGCGGCACGCGCGCACCCAGGCGTTCCTCTCCAAGGTGCTCTAA
- a CDS encoding ABC transporter ATP-binding protein, with amino-acid sequence MPQTTDQTPGQAADAAAAAGDQTPTQATGAPAGAAVASARHALTATGLSLGYDGARIVDDLSLAIDPGAITVIVGANASGKSTLLRGLARLLPPQAGAVTLDGRDIAGLPSRQVATIVGLLPQQPIAPEGIGVADLVGRGRYPYQGWFRHWSSTDDAIVAEAMAATQTLELASRRMEELSGGQRQRVWIAMALAQNPDILLLDEPTTFLDVTHQVEVLDLLHELNHDQGTTVVMVLHDLNLAARYADRLVVMRQGKIIAEGAPAEVLTEAVVLEAFGLTARIVPDPVCGSPLVVPIGRFHGTA; translated from the coding sequence ATGCCCCAGACCACCGACCAGACACCCGGCCAGGCCGCCGACGCCGCCGCCGCGGCCGGCGACCAGACACCCACCCAGGCCACCGGCGCGCCTGCCGGCGCGGCCGTCGCATCCGCCCGCCACGCCCTCACCGCCACCGGCCTCAGCCTCGGCTACGACGGCGCCCGCATCGTCGACGACCTCAGCCTCGCGATCGATCCCGGCGCGATCACCGTGATCGTCGGCGCGAACGCCTCCGGCAAGTCCACCCTGCTGCGGGGGCTGGCGCGCCTGCTGCCGCCGCAGGCCGGCGCCGTCACCCTCGACGGCCGGGACATCGCCGGCCTGCCCAGTCGGCAGGTCGCCACCATCGTGGGCCTGCTGCCGCAGCAGCCCATCGCGCCGGAGGGCATCGGCGTGGCCGACCTCGTCGGCCGCGGCCGGTACCCGTACCAGGGCTGGTTCCGGCACTGGTCGAGCACCGACGACGCCATCGTGGCCGAGGCCATGGCCGCCACCCAGACCCTGGAGTTGGCCTCCCGGCGCATGGAGGAGCTCTCCGGCGGGCAGCGCCAGCGGGTCTGGATCGCCATGGCGCTGGCGCAGAACCCCGACATCCTGCTGCTGGACGAACCCACCACCTTCCTCGACGTCACCCACCAGGTGGAGGTGCTCGACCTGCTGCACGAGCTCAACCACGACCAGGGCACCACGGTGGTGATGGTGCTGCACGACCTCAACCTGGCCGCCCGGTACGCCGACCGGCTCGTCGTCATGCGGCAGGGCAAGATCATCGCCGAGGGCGCCCCGGCCGAGGTGCTCACCGAGGCCGTGGTGCTCGAAGCGTTCGGGCTCACCGCCCGCATCGTGCCCGACCCGGTCTGCGGTTCGCCGCTGGTCGTGCCCATCGGCCGTTTCCACGGTACGGCCTGA
- a CDS encoding iron ABC transporter permease produces MLTSAAPGTGAPTRGSVAPAAADALRVPRRRQVAGLLVAVLLLVLAVAASLVVGSREIPLGTVLGALLRPDLTVTDHTVVLDLRVPRTAIGLLAGLALGLAGALMQGITRNPIADPGLLGVNAGASLFVVAGIAWFGVTSALGYVWFAFAGAFVAAVIVYVVGSLGREGATPVKLALAGTALTASLTSLITIVLLSNQEAFDKYRFWSAGSLVARDLDSTLQLAPFIAVGALLCLVAGRMLNALALGDDLARGLGQNLVAARIVCAVAVVLLCGSATAMAGPIVFVGLAVPHIARRFTGPDYRWILLYSAVLGPVLLLAADVLGRVIARPGEIEAGLVVAFLGAPMLIMLVRRVKLAGL; encoded by the coding sequence ATGCTTACCTCAGCGGCTCCGGGGACGGGCGCGCCGACCCGCGGGTCCGTCGCGCCCGCAGCCGCCGACGCCCTGCGGGTGCCGCGCCGCCGCCAGGTCGCCGGGCTGCTGGTCGCCGTGCTCCTGCTGGTGCTCGCCGTGGCCGCCTCCCTCGTGGTGGGCAGCCGGGAGATTCCGCTGGGCACCGTGCTCGGCGCCCTGCTGCGCCCGGACCTCACCGTGACCGACCACACCGTGGTGCTCGACCTGCGCGTCCCCCGCACCGCCATCGGCCTGCTCGCCGGCCTCGCGCTGGGACTGGCCGGCGCGCTCATGCAGGGCATCACCCGCAACCCGATCGCCGACCCCGGCCTGCTCGGCGTCAACGCCGGCGCCTCGCTCTTCGTCGTCGCCGGCATCGCCTGGTTCGGTGTGACCTCGGCGCTCGGCTACGTCTGGTTCGCCTTCGCCGGCGCGTTCGTGGCCGCCGTGATCGTCTACGTCGTCGGCTCGCTCGGCCGGGAGGGCGCCACTCCGGTGAAGCTGGCCTTGGCCGGCACCGCGCTCACGGCCTCGCTCACGTCGCTGATCACCATCGTGCTGCTGAGCAACCAGGAGGCTTTCGACAAGTACCGGTTCTGGTCGGCCGGCTCCCTGGTGGCCCGCGACCTCGACTCCACCCTGCAGCTGGCCCCTTTCATCGCTGTCGGCGCGCTGTTGTGCCTCGTCGCGGGGCGGATGCTCAACGCCCTCGCCCTGGGCGACGACCTGGCCCGCGGGCTCGGCCAGAACCTCGTGGCCGCCCGCATCGTCTGCGCCGTCGCGGTGGTGCTGCTCTGCGGCTCCGCCACGGCCATGGCCGGCCCGATCGTGTTCGTGGGCCTGGCCGTGCCGCACATCGCCCGCCGCTTCACCGGCCCCGACTACCGCTGGATCCTGCTCTACTCCGCCGTGCTCGGCCCGGTGCTGCTGCTCGCCGCCGACGTGCTCGGCCGAGTGATCGCCCGGCCCGGGGAGATCGAGGCCGGCCTGGTCGTCGCGTTCCTCGGCGCCCCGATGCTCATCATGCTGGTGCGCCGGGTGAAGCTGGCCGGCCTGTGA
- a CDS encoding amino acid ABC transporter permease, producing MSTTNVNGAAAGSPPPLREAASTSEPIKAIRLRHPWRVVFAVLLVAIFAFFVIDAAFRPAYDWPAVGKYLFDRRISMAALITIQLTVFSMVIAIILGVILAVMRLSPNPVVKSVAWFYLWIFRGTPVYVQLTIWGLISLIYTSIDIGLPFMTPWISFSTNAALNTFTLAVIGLALNEAAYMAEIVRAGLLSVDKGQEEASVALGMSWSQTMTRVILPQSMRVIIPPTGNEVISMLKTTSLVTAVPFSLELFTRSRDISAETFNPIPLLIVASIWYLFFTSILMVGQYFLEKRFSRGVGDRQTDKDDPAPITGAITGVVPTVGAGQPTVIVPPKTDAPGTTGDGGAR from the coding sequence ATGAGCACCACAAACGTCAACGGCGCGGCGGCGGGCTCACCCCCGCCGCTGCGCGAGGCAGCATCGACGTCGGAACCGATCAAGGCCATCCGGCTGCGGCACCCCTGGCGCGTGGTCTTCGCCGTTCTGCTCGTGGCGATCTTCGCGTTCTTCGTCATCGACGCCGCGTTCCGGCCGGCCTACGACTGGCCCGCAGTGGGCAAGTACCTCTTCGACCGTCGTATCTCGATGGCCGCCCTGATCACGATCCAACTGACCGTCTTCTCGATGGTGATCGCCATCATCCTTGGCGTGATCTTGGCTGTGATGCGGCTCTCACCCAACCCGGTGGTCAAGAGCGTGGCCTGGTTCTACCTGTGGATCTTCCGCGGCACCCCGGTCTACGTGCAGTTGACCATCTGGGGTCTGATCTCGCTGATCTACACGAGCATCGACATCGGCCTGCCGTTCATGACCCCGTGGATCTCGTTCAGCACCAACGCGGCGCTGAACACCTTCACCCTGGCCGTGATCGGCCTGGCCCTGAACGAGGCCGCGTACATGGCCGAGATCGTGCGGGCCGGCCTGCTCTCGGTCGACAAGGGCCAGGAAGAGGCCTCCGTCGCCCTGGGCATGAGCTGGTCGCAGACGATGACCCGGGTCATCTTGCCGCAGTCGATGCGGGTGATCATCCCGCCGACCGGCAACGAGGTGATCTCGATGCTGAAAACCACCTCCCTGGTCACCGCCGTGCCGTTCAGCCTGGAGCTGTTCACGAGATCGCGAGATATCTCGGCGGAGACCTTCAACCCGATCCCGCTGCTGATCGTGGCGTCGATCTGGTACCTGTTCTTCACCTCGATCCTGATGGTGGGCCAGTACTTCCTCGAGAAGCGCTTCTCCCGCGGCGTGGGTGACCGGCAGACCGACAAGGACGACCCGGCGCCCATCACCGGTGCCATCACCGGTGTCGTGCCCACAGTCGGGGCGGGCCAGCCGACCGTGATCGTGCCGCCGAAGACGGATGCGCCGGGCACGACCGGAGACGGAGGAGCACGATGA
- a CDS encoding sulfurtransferase — translation MHTLISAVDLAALLVVGPAPRILDVRWKLGGPPGRAEFRRGHLPGAVYVDLDSELAGHGTAADGRHPLPDRADLQDAARGWGLNDGDTVVVYDDLGNMSAARAWWLLRHAGVRDVRLLDGALAAWRAADLPLLAGEEPVVPGSVTLTTGALPTLDADAAAALAQDGVLLDARAAERYRGDTEPIDPCAGHIPGALSAPTGGNLDAEGRFLPAAELQARFEALGVRGQVVAGTRGPGYDVGVYCGSGVTAAHEAVALTLAGFTPAVYAGSWSQWSNLPDRPVATGDAPGGASART, via the coding sequence GTGCACACACTGATTTCGGCGGTTGATCTGGCCGCGCTCCTCGTCGTCGGCCCCGCCCCGCGCATCCTCGACGTGCGCTGGAAGCTCGGCGGCCCTCCCGGCCGCGCCGAGTTCCGCCGCGGGCACCTGCCCGGGGCCGTGTACGTGGACCTGGACTCCGAGCTGGCCGGGCACGGCACGGCGGCCGACGGCCGGCATCCGTTGCCCGACCGGGCCGACCTGCAGGATGCCGCCCGCGGTTGGGGCCTGAACGACGGCGACACCGTCGTGGTCTACGACGACCTGGGCAATATGTCTGCCGCACGTGCCTGGTGGCTGCTGCGGCATGCCGGCGTGCGCGACGTGCGCCTGCTCGACGGCGCTCTGGCCGCCTGGCGCGCCGCGGACCTGCCGCTGCTGGCGGGTGAGGAGCCGGTGGTGCCCGGGTCGGTCACCCTCACAACCGGCGCCCTGCCGACCCTCGACGCGGATGCCGCCGCCGCGCTTGCGCAGGACGGCGTGCTGCTGGACGCCCGCGCCGCCGAACGATACCGGGGCGACACCGAACCGATCGACCCGTGCGCCGGCCACATCCCGGGCGCTTTGAGTGCGCCGACCGGCGGCAACCTGGATGCCGAGGGCCGATTCCTGCCCGCCGCGGAGTTGCAGGCCCGGTTCGAGGCACTTGGTGTGCGCGGTCAGGTGGTGGCCGGGACGCGCGGTCCCGGCTACGACGTGGGCGTGTACTGCGGTTCCGGAGTGACGGCCGCCCACGAAGCAGTGGCGCTCACCCTGGCCGGATTCACCCCGGCGGTCTACGCCGGCTCCTGGTCGCAGTGGTCGAACCTGCCGGACCGGCCGGTCGCGACCGGGGACGCTCCCGGCGGCGCATCCGCTCGCACTTAG